In Pseudomonas saudiphocaensis, one DNA window encodes the following:
- the rnk gene encoding nucleoside diphosphate kinase regulator produces MTTAPSIIITKLDLQRLERLLDSLDDYGPAAEALEQELSRAQVVERSELPAGVVSMNSRVHCRDEGTNKDYHLTLVYPQDAGKEGTVSVLAPVGSALLGMTVGQHIDWPTPGGKVLKLTLLEVEYQPEAAGDTNL; encoded by the coding sequence ATGACCACTGCACCGTCAATCATAATCACCAAACTCGATCTTCAGCGGCTGGAGCGGCTGCTCGACAGCCTGGATGATTACGGTCCAGCTGCCGAGGCGCTTGAGCAGGAATTGTCCCGTGCCCAGGTGGTCGAGCGCAGCGAGCTGCCTGCCGGTGTTGTTTCGATGAACTCACGCGTGCATTGCCGCGATGAAGGCACCAACAAGGACTACCACCTGACGCTGGTGTATCCCCAGGATGCCGGCAAGGAAGGCACTGTTTCGGTACTGGCGCCGGTGGGCAGTGCGCTGCTGGGCATGACCGTAGGCCAGCACATCGATTGGCCGACCCCCGGCGGAAAAGTCCTCAAGCTGACCCTGCTGGAGGTCGAATATCAGCCGGAAGCGGCTGGCGACACCAATCTCTGA